In the Streptomyces sp. 3214.6 genome, AGGCCGAAGACGACTCCGGTGGAGAAGTCCAGGACGCGCTTGGCGGTGTCGGTCTCCGCGCCCGTCAGGTCGAGGAGGACCGGGATGCCCGCCATCAGCGTCTCGGCGACCTCCCGCGCGTCCGCGAAGACGTTGACCCGCAGCACGACGAAGCGGCGCCGGGTCTCCGTCTCCGCGTCGGGCAGCGCGCGATGGTCCACCGCCGAGGGCCACGCGTCCCGGCCGCGCAGCGGAACGACCTGTGCGAGCCCTTCCCACTGTTCATCGGTGACGTCGTAACGGTTCACCGGCACCCCCCGAACTGACTCGCCTTCAATGCGTGCACCAGCCAATTCTTACGCCAAGTCACCCGTTCGGCCCAACAGCGACACGGACCGCCACCGCTCCGGCCCGCACACAGCAGCTTCTCACTCCCCGCGTTGGCGCTGCTGATCCCGGTGGTGGTGCGCCGGCCGCGGATCGGGCGGGGCGGGCGGCTCGGCGGGGCCGGGATCGCGCGGGCGGCGGCGGGCGTGCTGCCCTGGTTCGCCTTTCCGCGGTCACCACGCCCCTTGCGGCGGGGAGTCCGCCGCTGGACATGCGGCTCACGTCGGTCCGGCGGGCCTCGCCGACTGCCGTGTCCCTGCCGGCAGTTCGGGTCGAGAACCGCCGTCAGGGAAGTTCCGCTTCCCGCGTGCGGGCGTACGGGTCCGGCTGCGGGTCTTCACGGGGGCGCCGCAGACGTTGTCGAGCAGGTACGCGGACAAAGCTCTTCGTGCGATGTCGAATTGACGGAGCGTCAGCCAGCTGCGCGGGTAAAGCGGAGGGTGGCGGTGACGGTGGTCAGGCCGCGGATCATGCCCATCTGGTTCCAGCCAAGCCCGAACTCGCTGCGGTCCACGGTGAATTCGGCGTCCAGGGTGACGGCGTCGGCGTCCGCCCGGCTCAGTCGCGCGGTGAACGACTGCGGCCGGCTGATGCCGCGCGCGGTCAGCTGACCGGACACCTTCACCGAGCTGTCGGCGCCGAGGGTGGCGGAGCGCACCGCGAAGGTGATCTCGGGGTGGTTGTCGACGTCGAAGAAGTCCGCGCCGCGCAGGTGTGCGTCCCGCTTGGCGTTCTTCGTGTCGAGGGACGTCGCGTCCAGGGTCAGGGTGCCGGTGGCGGCGCCGTCGGCGCCCACCTCGCCCCCGCCGGTGACGGCGGCGAAGACGCCCTTGACGGTGACCAGGCCCCACATCGTCTTGTGCTTCAGGGCGACGATGGAGGCGCCTGCGTCGAGCTGCCACAGTCCGGTTTCCACGGCGACGGTCATGGCGTTCTCCTCGGTAGTCCAAATTTGGATGATGCTGCCGCGACCACGCTAGCCGGTCATCCAAATCTGAACAACCAGGTCGTGCAAATTTGGACTACGGATACAATCGGAACCATGGCAGAGCCCGCTGAACACCCCGTCGACCTGCCCCCCGGTCCGTCCTTGCAGGACGCCGGGAGCGGGCTGCTGCCACCCGAGCTGCGCGGCTGGATGCTGCTGCTGGCCGCGACGGGGGCGGTGGAACAGCGCCTGCGGACGGTGGTCAAGGAGCGGCTCGACGTCTCGCACGACGAGTTCCTGGTCCTGTGTCTGCTGGCGGAGCAGCCCCGGCAGGGCCTGCGGATGACCCGGATCGCGGAGCTGCTGGGGCGCCCCAAGACCCGGCTGACATATCAGATCGCCTGCCTCCAGCACGCCGGACTGGTATCCCGCCAGTCGGTCTGCGGCGACAAGCGCGGCATAGAGGTCACCCTCACCGACAAGGCCCGCCGACTGCTGCGCGAGGCGGCCGACACGCTCGCCGGGACGGTCACCGAGGCGCTGGCCCATGCCATGGGTCCCGAGCAGTGCGCCGCGCTGAGCGGGCTGATTCCGGGCGCGGCCGCCAAGGAAACAGCGGCGGCGGAGTCGGAGCCCGCCGCGGCCTCCGACTGAGTCCGGCGGGGTCGTCCCCCGCGCCGGCAGCCCCGGCTTCGCCGGCCCGCTCGACCGATCGATCCAGATCGACGGCCACGACATCGGCTATCGGGTCATCCAACGCCCCGACGGCGCCTACCAACTCTCCACGTACCGGCTCAATCCCTGAGCAAGGGTCGTGGCTGCGGCGGATGAGGCAGGGGGGCGGGGATCGTGGTGCCATGAAGGAACAGCGGTGTGACGTGTGGGCGGTCGGGGCCGCGTACGAGCGGTACATGGGTCGGTGGAGCCGGCTCGTCGCGGAGGAGTTCGCGGCGTGGCTCAGCTGCGAGGACAGGCT is a window encoding:
- a CDS encoding cell division protein SepF gives rise to the protein MPVNRYDVTDEQWEGLAQVVPLRGRDAWPSAVDHRALPDAETETRRRFVVLRVNVFADAREVAETLMAGIPVLLDLTGAETDTAKRVLDFSTGVVFGLASGMHRVDRNVFLLTPPGTEVSGIMEGAGMPGA
- a CDS encoding YceI family protein, encoding MTVAVETGLWQLDAGASIVALKHKTMWGLVTVKGVFAAVTGGGEVGADGAATGTLTLDATSLDTKNAKRDAHLRGADFFDVDNHPEITFAVRSATLGADSSVKVSGQLTARGISRPQSFTARLSRADADAVTLDAEFTVDRSEFGLGWNQMGMIRGLTTVTATLRFTRAAG
- a CDS encoding MarR family winged helix-turn-helix transcriptional regulator → MAEPAEHPVDLPPGPSLQDAGSGLLPPELRGWMLLLAATGAVEQRLRTVVKERLDVSHDEFLVLCLLAEQPRQGLRMTRIAELLGRPKTRLTYQIACLQHAGLVSRQSVCGDKRGIEVTLTDKARRLLREAADTLAGTVTEALAHAMGPEQCAALSGLIPGAAAKETAAAESEPAAASD